In Methanobrevibacter sp., the DNA window TTATTGACGGATTATACTATCCCGATTGTCCTTATGAATTTAGTATGATTTCAACTGAAATTTTAGGAAATATTTATGAACAGTTCCTTGGAAAAGTAATTAGATTAACTGATGGCCATCAGGCTAAAGTTGAAGATAAACCTGAAGTTAAAAAAGCAGGAGGAGTATTCTATACTCCGCAATACATTGTTAATTACATTGTTGAAAATACTGTCGGTGAACTTCTGAAAGGAAAAACACCAAATAAAGTTTCTGAGTTAAGAATTGTTGATCCGGCATGTGGTTCAGGTAGTTTCTTATTGGGTGCCTATCAAAAGCTATTGGATTGGCATGTAGATTATTATTCTAATCTAGATCAACCTCCAAAAAATGTAATCTACATAGGTAAAGATGGAATTCCTAAATTAACTATTCAGGAAAAGAAAAGAATTTTATTAAACAATATTTATGGTGTGGATATTGATTCTCAAGCTGTTGAAGTAACTAAATTAAGTTTACTTTTAAAAGTACTTGAAGATGAAAACAAAGATGTGTTAGAAGCTCAGCAGAAATTAATACAAGAAAGAGCATTGCCTTATCTTGGAGATAATATCCGTTGTGGAAATAGTTTAATAGGCACTGATATTTTAGAACAACAGGATTTAACTGATGATGAAGTATTTGAACTTAATCCTTTTGATTGGGAAATAGAGTTTTCTGATATATTTGAAACTGGAGGATTTGATGCTGTTATTGGAAATCCACCATATTTCAACATACAAACTCTGGGCGCCAATTCAAATTACTTTAATTATTTGAAAAATAATTATGAGATCTATATGGATAAAAGTGACATATTATTTTATTTCATTTCTAAATCTAGTAAAATTTCAAAAGGTAAAATTGGATTTATCATATCCAATGCATTTCTGTTTTCAGATAAAGCAAAAAAATTAAGAAATTATATCTTAGATGATGTCCCTCTGGTCAAGATTGTTAATTTTGAAAAATATTTAGTATTTAATGCTGGAATTACAACTGCTATAACAATATTTGACAAAACCAAAAAATATTCTTCCACTAAAGCTTTAACTATACCTGAAAAAGATTTAGATAAAAAAGAGTTAATTAATATAATTAATGATGATGAATTATTTTTTAAAGTAAAATTTGATAAAAATAAAATATTTCCATTGATTAATGATAAGATAAAAAAATTCAATTCCAAGATAGATAGTACTCATGAAAAATTAGGTGATATCTGTTTAGTTGGTAAAGGAATGGAAACTGCAGCAGATAAAATTTTTTCATTTAAAGAATATCCGAAACAATTCCCTCCAGAATTTATTAAATTAAGAGTCACTGGAAAAAATTCTGGAAGATATTTTATTAATGAAAATACTGATTTATTGTTATATTATGAATTTATTAATGATTTTAAAGAATTGCCTAATGAAATAAAAGAATATCTTAAATCTAATAGAGCTGCATTAAATAAGCGTGCTACAGTTAAAAATGAAGGAAGGCCTTGGTGGAAATATAGTAGGCCTATGCATAAAGAATTTTATAATAAGCCTAAGCTATTTTGTAGTAGAAGAAATTCAATTAATGAATTTTCATATGATGGTGAATTTAAATATCTGAGTTTCTCAAATATGACTGTTATCTTCGATACAAATGAAAATTTTGATTTAAAATATATTCTAGCATTATTAAACTCAAAATTATTAACATTTAGATATAGATCTTTAGGTAAACAAACTGGAAATGGTATTTATGAATATTTCCCTAATGGAATTTCCAAATTACCAATTCCTGTAATCCCAATTGAAGAACAAAAAGTATTTGTTGATTTGGCGGATAAAATGATTGAATTAAACAAAAAATTATCTGCTTGTAAAACTCCTAAAGAAAAAAGAATATTGGAAACACAATTAAATAAAACTGATGAAATAATAGACAAATTAGTTTATGAGTTATATGAATTATCAGATGATGAAATTAATATTGTTGAAGAAACTGTAAGTGAATCTTAATTTTTACTTTCAATATTATATAATATAATAACAAATATTATATTGAAGACAATTAATTTCACTCCTATATTTGTTTTCAAAATAGAAGTAAGTCATCTTTATTTTAAGGACATTCCATTACAACTCTATTTTGGCTTATTTCTATTCTATCCCTTATTTTGGATTATTAATCGTTAATGTCAATCTTTGCTAAATTTTAAAAAAAGTAGCTATAATATATAAATATTTATATATTAAAAATAATAAATTATATAATAAATTAAGTGGAGGACATTTATGGCAGATTCAATTATATTACTTGAAGAAAGAAAAGAAGTCACAACCTTCCTTCTGGATGAAGGTACAATCACCGCAACCACAGTCACAACCCCTACAGGTGAAACTCCAGGTTACGAATATGCAGGAACAAAAATAAAAGTCGATGATGCTGTTACTTTATCAGCCAACTCAGACATCGGAAAACCAACAGTCAAGAAATTCACCGGAGCGGAAGGAGAAATCATTTTAGGCATTGCAGTTAACGATCCAGTTACAATGACCGGCGGTAAAAGAAAAACAGCTATTCTCGTATTGGGTCATTTGTTCAGATTAAAATTAGCTAGTGGAATATCAAACATTGCTGTTAACAACAGAATAGCTTTAACAAGCACCGGAGCCATCAAATCAGACGAAGGAGAATATATTGCAATGCATCCGGTAACCAGCTCAGACGATTACAAATACATCGAAGTGTTCAGACCATACGACATCGGAACCACAGGTTCAACTTAAGGTGATAATCAATGATTACAAAAGGAAATGATACCAAAGTTCAAAACGAGGTAATAGCTCAAACCATTACTGATGAAACTGCAAAAAGATTAAAGTTAGCCAGATTGTTTCCTAAACAAGAAATCAAAGAGAACTCCGATTACTACACATATTTCAGACAGAACATCAATCTCGATGAAGCTATCAAAAAAGGTTTGCTTGGAGAAGCTAAAGACATTGCTCCTGGTGCCTCTTTACAGGAATTGAACATCAGAAAACCGGTAACCGACACCATCAGCATTGATACTGTTGGTGGAGTACTCAACGTCAATAAGGATGTTTTTGACTCAGATATCGTTTCATTTGAAGATTTATTAGGTGATGTAGCTACCGTTATTGCTAACCGCATTGAATACAACATCTACGATACTTTGATAAGCTCACCGAACGTTCCGCAATATAACACAACCCAAACCGATGATACCATGGATGCCTTCGGTAACTTTGTCATCAAAGCGCAGGAAGCATTCAAAGGCAATGCCGGAGCCGGAGCAGACTTGACAATAATGACAGAGTCTTACAAAACATTATCATACGTTAAACAGTTGGCTTACTCATCTAACAAGTTAGTTCAACCTGTAGAGGACATTAAGGAATACTACGGTATTGATAACATTGACTTGTTAGGAACTACACAAGCTGACGGCGGATCATTAATAGGTGAAAAACAGTACATCGGTTTCGATTTAAGAAACGCTCCATTAACCGTCCTATACTCCAAAAGTTCCGGAACTACCGTTGCACCTATTACATCAGATGAAAACATTGCAGATTTCTATCCTATCATTGAAATCATGCGTAAAGACATTTACGATGAGTTACCGCAATATACAAAATTGTTCATACAAAGTAAAGTCGGAATATTGTTAAATAAACCGGGACTTGCCCTGAAAGGTACTTGCAGGCCATAAGGAGGATTGTTAATGTTAACCAAAGGAAATGATGCGAAAGTACAAAATGAAGTGATGGCACAGATTGTGGCCGATACTTCTGCAAAGTGGATGAAATTCACAAGATTATTGCCAAAGCAGGAAATTGAAGAGAACTCACAGTATTACACTTACATGTCTCAAAGGGTCAATATCGAGGAAGCCATTCAGTCAGGCGTTCTTGGTGAGGCAAAAGATATTGCTCCTGGCGCAACACTTCAGGAATTAAACGTCAGAAAACCAATCAGCGAAACCATCTCTATTGA includes these proteins:
- a CDS encoding N-6 DNA methylase, yielding MIDFETSKKQITSLVEEFKTNEHIYKTVAFDEENTKINFINKFFQALGWDVTNEAGVAPQFKDVEFEDTVIVGGKPKAPDYCFRIGGARIFFVEAKKPSVDIEHDRRYAFQLKRYTWSAHLPLGLLTDFEELAIYEPKTAPKKTHNTSVDRIKYYHYSEYVDNWEEIYNIFSKEAVLTGKFDQYVKNIHGDKKGTSTVDSEFLKTIEEWRLELAKNIALRNKELTVDELNFAVQLIIDRIIFLRIAEDRGIEKYGQLKKLTELARYEKDNYPVYEAFIELCRKADAKYNSGLFHFTEEKDISLSADTLTPSLKVDDGKLKKIIDGLYYPDCPYEFSMISTEILGNIYEQFLGKVIRLTDGHQAKVEDKPEVKKAGGVFYTPQYIVNYIVENTVGELLKGKTPNKVSELRIVDPACGSGSFLLGAYQKLLDWHVDYYSNLDQPPKNVIYIGKDGIPKLTIQEKKRILLNNIYGVDIDSQAVEVTKLSLLLKVLEDENKDVLEAQQKLIQERALPYLGDNIRCGNSLIGTDILEQQDLTDDEVFELNPFDWEIEFSDIFETGGFDAVIGNPPYFNIQTLGANSNYFNYLKNNYEIYMDKSDILFYFISKSSKISKGKIGFIISNAFLFSDKAKKLRNYILDDVPLVKIVNFEKYLVFNAGITTAITIFDKTKKYSSTKALTIPEKDLDKKELINIINDDELFFKVKFDKNKIFPLINDKIKKFNSKIDSTHEKLGDICLVGKGMETAADKIFSFKEYPKQFPPEFIKLRVTGKNSGRYFINENTDLLLYYEFINDFKELPNEIKEYLKSNRAALNKRATVKNEGRPWWKYSRPMHKEFYNKPKLFCSRRNSINEFSYDGEFKYLSFSNMTVIFDTNENFDLKYILALLNSKLLTFRYRSLGKQTGNGIYEYFPNGISKLPIPVIPIEEQKVFVDLADKMIELNKKLSACKTPKEKRILETQLNKTDEIIDKLVYELYELSDDEINIVEETVSES